In Streptomyces sp. NBC_00483, a single window of DNA contains:
- a CDS encoding isochorismatase family protein has protein sequence MRRALIVVDVQNDFCEGGSLAVAGGADVAAAITDLVGQTGGGCYQHVVATRDHHVDPGEHFSEAPDFVHSWPRHCVAGTEGVGFHPNFAPAVASGAIDAVFDKGAYSAAYSGFEGADENGVPLEEWLRRREVSEVDVVGIATDHCVRATAVDAVRAGFRTKVLLDLTAGVAASSTEAALEELRSAGVELTGKPVVA, from the coding sequence ATGCGTCGCGCCCTGATCGTCGTGGATGTGCAGAACGACTTCTGCGAGGGCGGCAGCCTCGCGGTGGCGGGGGGTGCCGATGTCGCTGCCGCGATCACCGATCTCGTCGGGCAGACCGGCGGCGGTTGCTACCAGCACGTCGTCGCCACGCGTGATCATCATGTCGATCCCGGTGAGCACTTCTCGGAGGCGCCGGACTTCGTGCACAGCTGGCCGCGGCACTGTGTCGCGGGGACCGAGGGGGTCGGGTTCCATCCGAACTTCGCCCCCGCGGTGGCCTCCGGCGCGATCGACGCGGTGTTCGACAAGGGGGCGTACTCGGCCGCCTACAGCGGGTTCGAGGGGGCGGACGAGAACGGGGTGCCGCTGGAGGAGTGGTTGCGGCGGCGGGAGGTGTCCGAGGTGGATGTGGTCGGGATCGCCACGGATCACTGCGTGCGGGCCACTGCCGTGGATGCGGTGCGGGCCGGGTTCCGTACGAAGGTGTTGCTCGACCTGACCGCCGGGGTGGCGGCCTCCTCCACCGAGGCGGCACTCGAGGAGCTGCGCTCGGCCGGCGTCGAACTCACGGGTAAGCCAGTCGTGGCCTAG